One Micromonospora sp. WMMD1120 genomic region harbors:
- a CDS encoding Asp23/Gls24 family envelope stress response protein, with protein sequence MDHEATQELAGASVPAGGTTHVSDEVIEKIAVAAARAVPGVAELGGDVARFFNAVLDRVGLDQVGDARRGCSAHVTGDAAVVNLVLVIEAGQPVPAITAEVRARVTEAVEAYGLRVDEVNIRVDDVAMGDPTG encoded by the coding sequence ATGGATCACGAGGCGACGCAGGAGTTGGCCGGGGCGTCGGTGCCGGCCGGCGGTACGACGCACGTCTCCGACGAGGTGATCGAGAAGATCGCCGTCGCGGCGGCCCGCGCGGTGCCTGGCGTGGCCGAGCTGGGCGGTGATGTGGCCCGCTTCTTCAACGCGGTGCTCGACCGGGTGGGGCTGGACCAGGTGGGCGACGCCCGGCGGGGCTGCTCCGCCCATGTGACAGGTGACGCGGCAGTGGTCAACCTGGTGCTCGTGATCGAGGCCGGGCAGCCCGTGCCGGCGATCACCGCCGAGGTGCGGGCGCGGGTGACCGAGGCCGTCGAGGCGTACGGGCTGCGGGTCGACGAGGTCAACATCCGGGTCGACGACGTGGCGATGGGCGACCCGACCGGCTGA
- a CDS encoding DivIVA domain-containing protein: protein MPQQQSSPLAFFDNANSQPDFTVGLRGYNTHQVDDFLGRMTAALTQSEQARAEAEQRMNDAQRRLRQAEQRMSALEQKLTDTNKQLEENSRPTLSGLGTRVEQILRLAEEQANDHRNEAKRESEGILSAARLEAREITDKARAEAAAMKASAEREAGNLRTAAEREAAEVRVQARREADTLRADADRETKQLRTVTAHEVAELKSTVEREVATLRATAEREITQQRAKAAREAEEKRAEATKLLTDARDKRDKDLQALELQLAERREKAEREESERHAAQVAQTQKMVSEAEQRARAAQERAKEIEQRAEARRVESERNAAETVDKAKAHSEKMLNEAKAESQRLLTEARTEAELTTQAARREVEDLTRQKDAVTSQLGQMLSGLAGIVPGMPAQGAPAAKPEAKKTDGGQERVPAETAG, encoded by the coding sequence ATGCCCCAGCAGCAGTCCTCCCCTCTCGCGTTCTTCGATAACGCGAACTCGCAGCCAGATTTCACCGTTGGCCTGCGCGGATACAACACTCACCAGGTCGATGACTTCCTCGGCCGGATGACCGCCGCGCTGACCCAGTCCGAGCAGGCCCGTGCCGAGGCCGAGCAGCGGATGAACGACGCCCAGCGTCGGCTCCGCCAGGCCGAGCAGCGCATGAGTGCGCTGGAGCAGAAGCTCACCGACACGAACAAGCAGCTCGAAGAGAACAGCCGGCCCACGCTCTCCGGCCTCGGCACACGCGTCGAGCAGATCCTCCGGCTTGCCGAGGAGCAGGCCAACGACCACCGCAACGAGGCCAAGCGCGAGTCGGAGGGCATCCTCTCCGCCGCCCGCCTCGAGGCGCGTGAGATCACCGACAAGGCCCGCGCCGAGGCGGCGGCCATGAAGGCCAGCGCCGAGCGTGAGGCGGGCAACCTGCGTACGGCCGCCGAGCGCGAGGCCGCCGAGGTGCGGGTGCAGGCCCGCCGTGAGGCCGACACGCTGCGCGCGGACGCCGACCGGGAGACCAAGCAGCTGCGCACCGTCACCGCGCACGAGGTGGCCGAGCTGAAGTCGACTGTCGAGCGTGAGGTGGCCACCCTCCGGGCGACCGCCGAGCGGGAGATCACCCAGCAGCGGGCGAAGGCCGCCCGTGAGGCCGAGGAGAAGCGCGCCGAGGCGACCAAGCTGCTCACCGACGCACGGGACAAGCGCGACAAGGACCTCCAGGCCCTCGAGCTCCAGCTGGCCGAGCGCCGGGAGAAGGCCGAGCGCGAGGAGTCCGAGCGGCACGCCGCCCAGGTCGCGCAGACCCAGAAGATGGTCAGCGAGGCCGAGCAGCGGGCCCGGGCCGCGCAGGAGCGGGCCAAGGAGATCGAGCAGCGCGCCGAGGCGCGGCGGGTCGAGTCCGAGCGCAACGCCGCCGAGACTGTGGACAAGGCGAAGGCGCACTCCGAGAAGATGCTCAACGAGGCGAAGGCCGAGTCGCAGCGCCTGCTCACCGAGGCGCGCACCGAGGCCGAGCTGACCACGCAGGCCGCCCGTCGCGAGGTCGAGGACCTCACCCGGCAGAAGGACGCGGTCACCTCGCAGCTCGGCCAGATGCTCTCCGGGCTCGCCGGCATCGTGCCGGGGATGCCGGCGCAGGGCGCTCCGGCTGCCAAGCCGGAGGCCAAGAAGACCGACGGCGGTCAGGAGCGGGTGCCCGCGGAGACCGCCGGCTGA
- the ccrA gene encoding crotonyl-CoA carboxylase/reductase: MQDILEAIMAAEESNDPDRELAGVAGLPVPESYRGVVVRAEEARMFDGMATRDKDPRKALHVQEVPTPELAPGEALVAVMASAINYNTVWTSIFEPVSTFRFLERYGRVSELTRRHDLPYHVVGSDAAGVVLRTGPGVTRWAPGDEVVAHCLSVELEDSAGHDDTMLDPQQRIWGFETNFGGLAELAVVKANQLMPKPRHLSWEEAASPGLVNSTAYRQLVSHHGANMKQGDVVLIWGASGGLGGYATQMALNGGAIPVCVVSSPEKAELCRRMGAELVIDRAAEGFRFWRDEETQDPNEWRRFGERIRELTGGEDPDIVFEHPGRETFGASVYVARRGGTVVTCASTSGYQHQYDNRYLWMHLKRIIGSHFANYHEAWQANRLVALGKVHPTVSRTYPLEQTGQAAYEVHRNAHQGKVGVRCLAPADGLGVRDGELRARHEDAINRFRGH; the protein is encoded by the coding sequence GTGCAGGACATCCTCGAAGCGATCATGGCGGCGGAAGAATCGAACGATCCGGATCGCGAGCTCGCCGGCGTCGCCGGGCTGCCCGTGCCGGAGAGCTACCGGGGCGTGGTGGTCCGCGCCGAGGAGGCCCGGATGTTCGACGGCATGGCCACCCGGGACAAGGACCCGCGCAAGGCGCTGCACGTGCAGGAGGTGCCGACGCCGGAGCTGGCGCCGGGCGAGGCGCTGGTCGCGGTGATGGCGAGCGCGATCAACTACAACACGGTGTGGACCAGCATCTTCGAGCCGGTCAGCACCTTCCGGTTCCTGGAGCGCTACGGCCGGGTGTCCGAGCTGACCCGCCGGCACGACCTGCCGTACCACGTGGTCGGCTCGGACGCGGCGGGCGTGGTGCTGCGCACCGGCCCCGGGGTGACCCGGTGGGCGCCCGGCGACGAGGTGGTCGCGCACTGCCTCTCGGTGGAGCTGGAGGACTCGGCCGGGCACGACGACACGATGCTCGACCCGCAGCAGCGGATCTGGGGCTTCGAGACGAACTTCGGTGGGCTGGCCGAGCTGGCGGTGGTCAAGGCCAACCAGCTGATGCCCAAGCCGCGACACCTGAGCTGGGAGGAGGCGGCGAGCCCGGGGCTGGTTAACTCCACCGCGTACCGGCAGCTCGTCTCCCACCACGGCGCGAACATGAAGCAGGGCGACGTGGTGCTGATCTGGGGCGCCTCCGGCGGCCTCGGCGGGTACGCCACCCAGATGGCCCTCAACGGCGGCGCGATCCCCGTCTGCGTGGTCTCCTCGCCGGAGAAGGCCGAGCTGTGCCGGCGGATGGGCGCGGAGCTGGTCATCGACCGGGCCGCGGAGGGCTTCCGCTTCTGGCGGGACGAGGAGACCCAGGACCCGAACGAGTGGCGGCGCTTCGGTGAGCGGATCCGCGAGCTGACCGGCGGCGAGGACCCGGACATCGTCTTCGAGCACCCGGGTCGGGAGACGTTCGGGGCGAGCGTCTACGTGGCCCGGCGCGGCGGCACCGTCGTCACCTGCGCGTCCACGAGCGGTTACCAGCACCAGTACGACAACCGTTACCTGTGGATGCACCTCAAGCGGATCATCGGCAGCCACTTCGCCAACTACCACGAGGCGTGGCAGGCCAACCGGCTGGTCGCGCTCGGCAAGGTGCACCCGACGGTGTCCCGCACCTACCCGCTGGAGCAGACCGGTCAGGCGGCGTACGAGGTGCACCGCAACGCCCACCAGGGCAAGGTCGGCGTACGCTGCCTGGCGCCCGCCGACGGCCTGGGCGTCCGCGACGGGGAGCTGCGCGCCCGACACGAGGACGCCATCAACCGGTTCCGGGGGCACTGA
- a CDS encoding DUF397 domain-containing protein has translation MNLTGASRRTSSRSGNGECVGVADDLPGFVGVRDSRDPSGPVLVFAAPARRRTA, from the coding sequence ATGAACCTGACCGGGGCCAGCCGGCGCACGTCCAGTCGCAGCGGCAACGGCGAGTGTGTCGGGGTGGCGGACGATCTGCCCGGGTTCGTGGGCGTACGGGACAGCAGGGACCCGTCCGGGCCGGTGCTGGTGTTCGCGGCCCCCGCCCGCCGTCGCACGGCCTGA
- a CDS encoding tetratricopeptide repeat protein, which yields MSDPRITSSIFTRGAVDLSTLRGPAPASSRPGTPPQGGPTNGATGAPAAGATAIVDVTEATIQSDVLERSMAMPVVVFFGAAGFPESDEFAPVLERLNAEGGGSWVLARVDVQQNPRIAQMFRVQGIPMVYAVVGGQPVDAFSGVVPEPQLRQWIQAVLKAGGVTVAEPEDPRLDEADDALMSGDLDAAEQAYRKILADAPADAAATAGLAQVGVARRVAGADPAAALAAAESAPDDVAAQLLAADIEVLSGLAEQAYARLVGLVRRTAGEERETVRQHLVSLFSIAGPDDPAVASARRALASALF from the coding sequence ATGAGCGACCCACGGATCACCTCGTCGATCTTCACCCGCGGCGCGGTCGACCTCAGCACGCTGCGTGGCCCCGCACCAGCAAGTTCGCGCCCCGGCACACCCCCACAGGGCGGCCCGACCAACGGCGCCACCGGCGCGCCGGCCGCTGGCGCCACCGCCATCGTCGACGTCACCGAGGCGACCATCCAGTCCGACGTGCTCGAACGCTCGATGGCCATGCCCGTCGTCGTGTTCTTCGGCGCGGCCGGCTTCCCGGAGAGCGACGAGTTCGCCCCGGTGCTGGAGCGACTGAACGCCGAGGGCGGCGGCAGTTGGGTGCTGGCCCGGGTCGACGTGCAGCAGAATCCGCGCATCGCCCAGATGTTCCGGGTTCAGGGCATCCCCATGGTGTACGCGGTCGTCGGCGGTCAGCCGGTGGACGCCTTCTCCGGGGTGGTGCCCGAGCCGCAGCTGCGCCAGTGGATCCAGGCCGTGCTCAAGGCCGGCGGTGTGACGGTCGCCGAGCCGGAGGACCCGCGCCTGGACGAGGCGGACGACGCGCTGATGAGCGGCGATCTGGACGCCGCCGAGCAGGCGTACAGGAAGATCCTTGCCGACGCCCCGGCGGACGCCGCGGCCACGGCCGGGCTGGCCCAGGTCGGCGTGGCCCGCCGGGTGGCCGGCGCCGACCCGGCCGCCGCTCTGGCCGCCGCGGAGAGTGCCCCCGACGACGTCGCCGCCCAACTGCTGGCCGCCGACATCGAGGTGCTCAGCGGACTGGCCGAGCAGGCGTACGCCCGGCTCGTCGGTCTGGTCCGGCGCACCGCCGGCGAGGAGCGCGAGACGGTCCGTCAGCACCTGGTCTCGCTCTTCTCCATCGCCGGCCCGGACGACCCGGCGGTCGCCTCGGCACGCCGGGCCCTGGCCAGCGCCCTGTTCTGA
- the mce gene encoding methylmalonyl-CoA epimerase encodes MAENSPAEPGADYVTDIGLRKIDHVGIAVADLDAAVEFYQRTFGMRCVHVETNAEQGVREAMLAVGPTTEGGCVQLLAPLTPESTIAKFLDRNGPGVQQVAYTVVDIDAACAALRERGVRLLYDTPRRGTADSRINFVHPKDAGGVLIELVQPAPAAH; translated from the coding sequence ATGGCTGAGAACTCCCCTGCCGAGCCCGGTGCGGACTACGTCACAGACATCGGGCTTCGCAAGATTGACCATGTCGGCATCGCCGTGGCCGACCTGGACGCCGCTGTCGAGTTCTACCAGCGGACGTTCGGGATGCGCTGCGTGCACGTCGAGACCAACGCCGAGCAGGGTGTACGCGAGGCGATGCTGGCCGTCGGCCCGACCACCGAGGGCGGCTGCGTGCAACTGCTCGCTCCGCTCACCCCGGAGTCGACGATAGCGAAGTTCCTGGACCGCAACGGGCCGGGCGTGCAGCAGGTCGCGTACACGGTGGTGGATATCGACGCGGCGTGCGCGGCCCTGCGCGAGCGGGGCGTACGGCTGCTCTACGACACTCCGCGCCGGGGCACCGCGGACAGCCGGATCAACTTCGTCCACCCCAAGGACGCCGGTGGGGTCCTGATCGAACTGGTCCAACCCGCCCCCGCCGCGCACTGA
- a CDS encoding methylmalonyl-CoA mutase family protein — protein MDADEIDAGRARWQARYDAARKREADFTTLSGMPVEPVYGPPEGSAYPGFERIGWPGEYPYTRGLYPTGYRGRTWTIRQFAGFGNAQQTNERYKMILGAGGGGLSVAFDMPTLMGRDSDDPQSLGEVGHCGVAIDSAADMQTLFDGIDLAGVTTSMTISGPAVPVFCMYLVAAERQGADLSTLDGTLQTDIFKEYIAQKEWLFDPEPHLRLIGDLMEYCAKEIPRYKPLSVSGYHIREAGSTAAQELAYTLADGFGYVELGLSRGLDVNVFAPGLSFFFDSHLDFFEEIAKFRAARRIWARWLRDVYGATSEKALWLRFHTQTAGVSLTAQQPVNNVVRTAVEALAAVLGGTNSLHTNALDETLALPTDESAEIALRTQQVLMEETGVVNVADPLGGSWYVESLTDKIEAEAEEIFARIRQLGGDGPHQIGPMTSGILRGIEDGWFTGHIAESAFVYQQALEKGDKKIVGVNCHTGTVAKELEILRISHEVELEQRRVLAERKTARDESAVRAAVTRMIEASRTDENMIPAMLDAVRAEATLGEICDALRAEWGTYREPARF, from the coding sequence ATGGACGCCGACGAGATCGACGCCGGAAGGGCGCGCTGGCAGGCCCGGTACGACGCCGCGCGCAAGCGGGAGGCGGACTTCACCACGCTCTCCGGCATGCCTGTCGAACCGGTCTACGGGCCGCCGGAGGGCAGCGCCTACCCCGGCTTCGAACGGATCGGCTGGCCGGGCGAATACCCGTACACCAGGGGTTTGTATCCGACCGGCTACCGGGGGCGGACCTGGACGATCCGGCAGTTCGCCGGCTTCGGCAACGCCCAGCAGACCAACGAGCGGTACAAGATGATCCTCGGCGCGGGCGGGGGCGGCCTCTCGGTCGCGTTCGACATGCCGACGCTGATGGGCCGCGACTCCGACGACCCCCAGTCGCTCGGCGAGGTCGGCCACTGCGGCGTCGCCATCGACAGCGCCGCCGACATGCAGACGCTCTTCGACGGCATCGACCTGGCCGGCGTCACCACCTCGATGACCATCTCCGGCCCGGCCGTGCCGGTGTTCTGCATGTACCTGGTCGCCGCCGAACGGCAGGGCGCCGACCTGTCCACGCTGGACGGCACGCTGCAGACCGACATCTTCAAGGAGTACATCGCGCAGAAGGAGTGGCTCTTCGACCCGGAGCCGCACCTGCGCCTGATCGGCGACCTGATGGAGTACTGCGCCAAGGAGATCCCGCGCTACAAGCCGCTGTCGGTCTCCGGCTACCACATCCGCGAGGCCGGCTCGACCGCCGCGCAGGAGTTGGCGTACACGTTGGCCGACGGTTTCGGTTACGTGGAGCTGGGCCTCTCGCGTGGGCTGGACGTGAACGTGTTCGCCCCCGGCCTGAGCTTCTTCTTCGACTCGCACCTCGACTTCTTCGAGGAGATCGCCAAGTTCCGCGCCGCCCGCCGGATCTGGGCCCGCTGGCTGCGCGACGTGTACGGGGCGACCAGCGAGAAGGCACTGTGGCTGCGGTTCCACACGCAGACCGCCGGGGTGTCGCTCACCGCGCAGCAGCCGGTCAACAACGTGGTACGCACCGCGGTCGAGGCGCTCGCGGCGGTGCTCGGCGGCACGAACTCGCTGCACACCAACGCGCTGGACGAGACCCTGGCGCTGCCCACCGACGAGTCGGCCGAGATCGCCCTGCGTACCCAGCAGGTGCTGATGGAGGAGACCGGCGTGGTGAACGTGGCCGACCCGCTCGGCGGCTCCTGGTACGTCGAGTCGCTGACCGACAAGATCGAGGCCGAGGCGGAGGAGATCTTCGCCCGGATCCGGCAGCTCGGCGGGGACGGACCACACCAGATCGGCCCGATGACCTCGGGCATCCTGCGTGGCATCGAGGACGGCTGGTTCACCGGGCACATCGCCGAGTCGGCGTTCGTCTACCAGCAGGCCCTGGAGAAGGGCGACAAGAAGATCGTCGGCGTCAACTGCCACACCGGCACCGTCGCCAAGGAGCTGGAGATCCTGCGCATCTCGCACGAGGTGGAGCTGGAGCAGCGCCGGGTGCTCGCCGAGCGCAAGACCGCCAGGGACGAGTCGGCGGTGCGCGCGGCGGTGACCCGGATGATCGAGGCGAGCCGCACCGACGAGAACATGATCCCGGCGATGCTGGACGCGGTCCGCGCCGAGGCGACCCTCGGCGAGATCTGCGACGCCCTACGCGCCGAGTGGGGCACCTACCGAGAACCCGCCCGCTTCTAG
- a CDS encoding penicillin-binding transpeptidase domain-containing protein, translating to MPLSYPWPQRPNPARRLAAAATTALLAAGVLVGCSGDDGPERTVEAFLAGWRSGDLQAVGLIDPVGNKLPSAEVAREIKELSGDLAATPPTLTRRGEPKITADIATTTVQVEWSLPGQTRWAYDRELRLAQGDGDQWQVIWEPKVLHEQLTKGDRLALRRDSAARAGVLDNAGNPIVTPRPVVRVGVQPDGVTDIKKLVKDLDAAFKAIRPTLVPGVDLGDLPERVAKAEPGAFVEVVSLREEAYRQIKPRIYDLPGTKFISDKIDLAPTREFARAVLGTVDPAQADDLAAHPDRYVVGDLVGHGGLQGRYDERLRGGTGLTVVVERPTEGGKLEATGTELFRREPQPGQPLKTTLDVAVQNAADGALRAESRRTAMVAVRVSDGAILAAANGPGPAGENLAFNAQVPPGSTFKMVSALGLLDRGAVTPDGPVNCPKTFTVDGRSFKNSDNFQLGSVPFRTDFAKSCNTAFAALAPKLGGDGLAATGRALGLEGQWDLGTDVFTGKVSAGGSPAEQAAASFGQGTTLVSPLAMAGATAAVARGRFEQPKLLIDPAPAKPAPAGEQLKPESVTALRAMMREVVTTGTGTALKDVPGEVYGKTGTAEYDNNPAHTHAWFVGWRGDVAFAVFVEKGGASTASAVPIAERFLRALPAT from the coding sequence ATGCCACTCTCGTACCCCTGGCCCCAGCGACCGAACCCCGCCCGCCGGCTGGCCGCGGCCGCCACCACGGCGCTGTTGGCCGCCGGGGTCCTGGTTGGTTGCTCGGGTGACGACGGCCCGGAGCGCACCGTCGAGGCCTTCCTCGCCGGCTGGCGCAGCGGCGACCTCCAGGCGGTCGGCCTGATCGACCCGGTCGGCAACAAGCTGCCCTCGGCCGAGGTGGCGCGTGAGATCAAGGAACTCTCCGGCGATCTGGCGGCCACCCCACCCACCCTGACCCGGCGCGGCGAGCCGAAGATCACGGCGGACATCGCGACGACGACGGTCCAGGTGGAGTGGAGCCTGCCCGGTCAGACCCGCTGGGCGTACGACCGGGAGTTGCGGCTCGCCCAGGGCGACGGCGACCAGTGGCAGGTGATCTGGGAGCCGAAGGTGCTGCACGAGCAGCTCACCAAGGGCGACCGGCTGGCGCTGCGGCGCGACTCCGCTGCCCGTGCCGGGGTGCTGGACAACGCCGGCAACCCGATCGTGACCCCTCGCCCGGTGGTGCGGGTGGGTGTGCAACCCGACGGCGTCACCGACATCAAGAAGCTGGTGAAGGACCTCGACGCGGCGTTCAAGGCGATCCGTCCGACGCTGGTCCCCGGCGTCGACCTGGGCGACCTGCCCGAGCGTGTGGCCAAGGCCGAACCGGGAGCGTTCGTCGAGGTGGTGTCGCTCCGCGAGGAGGCGTACCGCCAGATCAAACCGCGGATCTACGACCTGCCCGGCACCAAGTTCATCTCCGACAAGATCGACCTGGCCCCGACCCGCGAGTTCGCCCGCGCGGTGCTCGGCACCGTCGACCCGGCGCAGGCCGACGACCTCGCCGCCCACCCCGACCGGTACGTCGTCGGCGACCTGGTCGGTCACGGCGGCCTCCAGGGTCGCTACGACGAGCGGCTGCGTGGCGGCACCGGTCTCACCGTCGTCGTCGAACGCCCCACCGAGGGCGGCAAGCTGGAGGCCACCGGCACCGAGTTGTTCCGTCGCGAGCCGCAGCCGGGCCAGCCGCTGAAGACCACCCTGGACGTCGCCGTCCAGAACGCGGCCGACGGCGCGCTGCGCGCCGAGTCGCGTCGCACGGCGATGGTGGCCGTGCGGGTCAGTGACGGCGCGATCCTCGCCGCGGCCAACGGTCCCGGCCCGGCCGGGGAAAATCTGGCCTTCAACGCCCAGGTACCGCCGGGGTCCACGTTCAAGATGGTCAGCGCGCTCGGCCTACTGGATCGTGGCGCGGTCACCCCGGACGGGCCGGTGAACTGCCCGAAGACCTTCACCGTCGACGGTCGCTCCTTCAAGAACTCGGACAATTTCCAGCTCGGCTCGGTGCCGTTCCGCACCGACTTCGCCAAGTCCTGCAACACCGCGTTCGCCGCGCTCGCGCCGAAGCTCGGCGGCGACGGGTTGGCCGCCACCGGTCGTGCGCTCGGCCTGGAGGGTCAGTGGGACCTCGGCACCGACGTCTTCACCGGCAAGGTGTCGGCCGGTGGCAGCCCCGCCGAGCAGGCCGCCGCGTCCTTCGGACAGGGCACCACACTGGTCAGCCCACTCGCCATGGCCGGGGCAACCGCCGCCGTCGCCCGTGGACGGTTCGAGCAGCCCAAGCTGCTGATCGACCCGGCCCCGGCCAAACCCGCCCCGGCGGGTGAGCAGCTCAAGCCGGAGTCGGTGACGGCGCTGCGCGCCATGATGCGCGAGGTGGTCACCACCGGCACCGGCACCGCGCTCAAGGACGTGCCGGGCGAGGTGTACGGCAAGACCGGCACCGCCGAGTACGACAACAACCCGGCCCACACCCACGCCTGGTTCGTCGGCTGGCGGGGCGATGTCGCGTTCGCCGTCTTCGTGGAGAAGGGGGGCGCCAGCACGGCCTCGGCCGTCCCGATCGCCGAACGCTTCCTCCGCGCCCTCCCGGCCACCTGA
- a CDS encoding acetyl-CoA C-acetyltransferase produces MASVIVSGARTPMGRLLGNLKDVPATKLGGIAIKAALERAGVGPDQVQYVIMGQVLQAGAGQIPARQAAVEAGVPMSVPALTINKVCLSGLDAIALADQLIRAGEFDIVVAGGMESMTNAPHLLMGQRTGYKYGDVVVKDHMAHDGLSDAWDCCSMGESTERLGGRHGITREEQDAFAAASHQRAAAAQKNGHFADEITPVVIPQRKGDPLVISEDEGIRPDTTVESLAKLRPAFTKDGTITAGSSSPISDGAAAVLVMSKAKATELGLTWLAEIGAHGNVAGPDNSLHSQPSNAINHALKKGGLSVADLDLIEINEAFAQVGIQSTRDLGVSPDTVNVNGGAIALGHPIGMSGARLVLTLALELRRRGGGTGAAALCGGGGQGDALIIHVPGQ; encoded by the coding sequence ATGGCTTCGGTGATCGTCAGCGGCGCGCGGACCCCGATGGGCCGGCTGCTGGGCAACCTCAAGGACGTCCCCGCCACCAAGCTGGGCGGAATCGCGATCAAGGCGGCGCTGGAGCGTGCCGGGGTCGGCCCGGACCAGGTCCAGTACGTGATCATGGGCCAGGTGTTGCAGGCCGGCGCCGGTCAGATCCCCGCGCGGCAGGCGGCCGTCGAGGCCGGCGTGCCGATGTCGGTGCCGGCACTGACCATCAACAAGGTCTGCCTCTCCGGGCTGGACGCGATCGCCCTGGCCGACCAGCTGATCCGCGCCGGCGAGTTCGACATCGTGGTGGCCGGCGGCATGGAGTCGATGACCAACGCGCCGCACCTCCTGATGGGTCAGCGCACCGGTTACAAGTACGGCGACGTGGTGGTCAAGGACCACATGGCCCACGACGGGCTCAGCGACGCCTGGGACTGCTGCTCGATGGGTGAGTCGACCGAGCGGCTCGGCGGCCGGCACGGCATCACGCGCGAGGAGCAGGACGCCTTCGCCGCAGCCAGCCACCAGCGGGCCGCCGCCGCCCAGAAGAACGGCCACTTCGCCGACGAGATCACTCCGGTGGTCATCCCGCAGCGCAAGGGTGACCCGCTGGTGATCAGCGAGGACGAGGGCATCCGTCCGGACACCACGGTCGAGTCGCTGGCCAAGCTGCGGCCGGCCTTCACCAAGGACGGCACCATCACGGCCGGCAGCTCCTCGCCGATCAGCGACGGCGCCGCCGCGGTGCTCGTGATGAGCAAGGCGAAGGCCACCGAGCTGGGGCTGACCTGGCTGGCGGAGATCGGCGCGCACGGCAACGTCGCCGGGCCGGACAACTCCCTGCACTCGCAGCCGTCCAACGCGATCAACCATGCCCTGAAGAAGGGCGGCCTGAGCGTGGCGGACCTCGACCTCATCGAGATCAACGAGGCGTTCGCCCAGGTCGGCATCCAGTCCACCCGTGACCTGGGGGTCAGCCCGGACACTGTCAACGTCAACGGTGGCGCGATCGCCCTGGGGCACCCGATCGGCATGTCCGGCGCGCGGCTCGTCCTCACCCTCGCCCTGGAGTTGCGGCGGCGCGGCGGTGGCACCGGCGCGGCGGCGCTGTGCGGTGGCGGTGGCCAGGGCGACGCCCTGATCATCCACGTGCCGGGCCAGTGA
- the meaB gene encoding methylmalonyl Co-A mutase-associated GTPase MeaB produces the protein MSEAAERGPAAGATSVRRSRDVPLLVERARAGDPRAVARLITLVENGDALLPTIAAALAPYAGQAQVVGLTGSPGVGKSTTTNELVRALRARGHRVGVLAVDPSSPFTGGAILGDRVRMQDHATDPGVYIRSMSSRGHLGGLAAATPQAVRVLEGAGCDVVLVETVGVGQAEVEVASLADTTLVLLAPGMGDAIQAVKAGILEIADVFVVNKADRDGVDATVRDIQGMIALGERGPGQWRPQVVRSVAARGEGIDDIAAAIDKHRGWLIEHGELRRRQEARAAAEIEAIALGTLRARIGSLRDGTELSTLAASVAAGGVDPYAAADTLLAQLAR, from the coding sequence GTGAGCGAGGCTGCTGAGCGGGGTCCGGCGGCGGGCGCAACGTCGGTGCGCCGCAGTCGGGACGTACCGCTGCTGGTCGAGCGGGCCCGCGCGGGCGACCCCCGCGCGGTGGCCCGGCTGATCACGCTCGTGGAGAACGGCGACGCGCTGCTGCCGACCATCGCGGCGGCGCTCGCGCCGTACGCCGGGCAGGCCCAGGTCGTCGGGCTGACCGGCTCGCCCGGAGTGGGCAAGTCGACCACCACCAACGAGTTGGTCCGCGCGCTGCGGGCCCGCGGGCACCGGGTCGGCGTGCTGGCGGTCGACCCGTCCAGCCCGTTCACCGGCGGCGCGATCCTCGGCGACCGGGTCCGGATGCAGGACCACGCCACCGATCCGGGCGTCTACATCCGCTCGATGTCCAGCCGGGGGCACCTCGGCGGGCTGGCCGCGGCCACACCGCAGGCGGTCCGGGTGCTGGAGGGCGCCGGCTGCGACGTGGTGCTGGTGGAGACCGTCGGGGTCGGCCAGGCCGAGGTGGAGGTCGCCTCGCTCGCCGACACCACGCTGGTGCTGCTCGCGCCCGGGATGGGTGACGCGATCCAGGCGGTCAAGGCCGGCATCCTGGAGATCGCCGACGTGTTCGTGGTCAACAAGGCCGACCGGGACGGCGTCGACGCCACCGTCCGGGACATCCAGGGCATGATCGCCCTCGGGGAGCGCGGGCCGGGGCAGTGGCGGCCGCAGGTCGTCCGGTCGGTCGCCGCCCGTGGTGAAGGCATCGACGACATCGCCGCCGCCATCGACAAGCATCGGGGCTGGCTGATCGAGCACGGCGAGCTGCGCCGCCGTCAGGAGGCGCGGGCCGCCGCCGAGATCGAGGCGATCGCGCTCGGCACGCTACGCGCCCGGATCGGCTCACTGCGCGACGGTACGGAGTTGAGCACGCTCGCCGCCTCCGTCGCTGCCGGTGGCGTCGACCCGTACGCGGCGGCGGACACCCTGCTCGCCCAACTCGCCCGCTGA